TTAATGCTGCATGCTAGTTTCGACAGTTACGCCCCTTGCCTTAAATAACTTAAGGAATCATAACATTGctttattgttcatttaaaaccaCACGTTTGCAATACTTGTTTACTGTTAATTGCATTTTGCGCTATCTTACTTTTCAGGATTCCCGAACGTGCTGGGGTGCATAGACCTCACACATGTCCGCATCAGAGCCCCAACACATAACGAAGCAGATTTCGTAAATCGAAAAGGGTTCCATTCAGTGAACATTCAGGTTTAATAGTTTTCATTACCATATGACAAAAAAACCTAATTCAATAAATGAatcatcaaattaaaatgttatcatccCCATCATATAGGTTGTCCGAATAGGTATGTTGGTGGTGTTGATTGAAAAGGTTACTTTctaattttcatattgttttcatgtGACAGATGGTATGCGATGCTCGCTTAATCATCATGGATGTTGTAGCCAAGTGGCCCGGGAGCGTACAAGACAGTCGTTTATTTAGGGAAAGCAGATTATTTGGAGTGTTGGAGAATGGTATTGAGGCcaatttatatatgaaaagcgttttattgtttcaattataaatgaCGTACAACACACCAATTGTACTTCAAGCAAGGCACTGTCCCGTACTTATTTTGCGACAACAATCAATGTACTGCACTACACACTTTTTGAAAGGGAACTGACTTTTGCAGGAATGGATGGAGTGTTGCTAGGAGATAGTGGCTATGCATGTAAGAAATACTTGATGACGCCATACCTAAACCCCCAGACTTCAGGCACAGGAGAGGTATTGCCGGTCATGTTCAGTCGTGTtagttttaatgatataattccgACATGACATAATTATGGAACTTTCTAGTCAAAGATagtataattgttattttaaataaagatttatgttaaaaataaattcttatCAACCAAATTCTGAATGATTTCAGATTTAACAGATCACTGTGTAAAACTAGAGTCATCATCGAACAAACGTTTGGTGTTTTAAAAGGAAGGTTTGCTGTTATGTCGTACGGGATAAGGACATCCGAGATGAAGACTTGCAGGACGACAATGGCGTGTGCCATCCTGCACAACATCGGGATTAAGCCGGGAGACTCATTTGGACGCTTTGTGGTCGAGTCCGACAATCACCCAGATGCACCGAACCAACCGGTTGATGTTGCAGGAAATGCCTTTAGGGACTTTGTCAGCACGACATATTTTTCGTAAAGTGTACTGAATCAGTAGAAGAGCAGTATATCTGCTTTAATTGATTATAACTTCAAGATGGCTGTATTAGTAAGAGGATAGTAAGTGGTAAATATACAATGAACCAGTTTTCTTTCGAACGGTACTtgcgtttttatttatttttcaaactttaacgaCGGAAAATACAGTCTAAtgacattatttacaaatttattttaatttagcagGAGAATAACCAATATTAAAACATCGATGATACAATAATATAACTACGTTTAACTCAATcaatttagataaatataagCATATCACATTTGTTACATCAAACTTTTTCGAATCAGAATAGGTATTTTTTGGAGTGTTTTGTTTACTTGTATATGCTTATACTTGACAATGACAGTTCGGTATGACTATTGAACATGCACTAATTCATATGGAAATAGGGTTTACAATTGTCACAAACATCAATTTCATCAAGTTTCtcaaaatgtacatgaaataagtGCACAATATACATGAATAGTATGAGCCCATAaccattaaaatatcagttttgaggtacttataataaacaataaaagctAATTGATTTACTTCAATGCCATTGATTTTCACAGTATCTCACAATACTGTCAGAAGTCAAGCATGAAGATGCTTAGCACTACTTTGGATGTTTTCTCTGTGAttatatgacattaaaatataacagcatttactttaacaatcacaattTAAGTTATGGCAAAACAGTGATTGGTCTCCATGGTAACATTTCTTAACAAAATTTCAAGTTAATAATTGCTTATCTGAACAAATATCATTTGCAGCATAAAACACTATTTCAGAATCATATCAATGGAGCAGTCAAGACtacacaaaaaaatgacaatctGTACAAATGAATTCACATGAAATACTGCATTTACAACTTAATATTTTCCTGgaatacaaaaaagaaatatcaattctGACATTCAGTCTTGACATGTATAACTGCTCCACATATGgtttatataacattgtttgaCAACACATGTTCAGTACAACAGACCGAGATGTGGTGTACTATCCTATTCGAAGAAATGCATATCTTGTTCTCAATAGCTTAACTACAAAAAAGTAACTTAATCGAAAATGGTTGCAATTGTGTCATCAACAATCCAAACGATAACAGTAGCCATACACATATTTCGATAGGCATGATAAGGTAGTCATCTCTGAAACTTGAAAATAATCATTGATGCTAATAAAGTTGTATTTGCTGCTTGTGAAAGGACTATATATATAGGGCATAAGACAAAGTCTGAACAGTATCAaagaattaaatgaaaataccaTTCTAGCTACTTGTTTAACTGTTTCTAAAGTGTACACTATTATAGCTTTTCATTTCACTGTTCACATGTTATAGATAACATAAAGTtcttaacattattttgtgttgaaCATCATGTTCAGAAAAGTAATACAAGATGAATTCTCGAATCTATGAACACAACTATATACAAAGAACTAATGacatattgcaaatatttttgtttaaaaaagagaTTTTCACAAATTCAGTAgacttttcaatttttaattgttttaacagaAAATTGAAGAAATAAAGGGTTTACAATTCATTGAATGGTATGATAGAACTATTGCTAAACACTTGTTCAAGGTTTGTTTCAAGTATTGCTTTTTTCAGTTCAAATAACTCATTCTCATTGGCGACTCGGTTCTCGGCCAACTTCAGTTCTACTCTGGCTCTCTTTTTTTCCAGCTCATACAGTTCGTCCACCTCACCTGATCGTTTCAAAAGCctgataaacataataaatgcaAACAACCATGGTAAAAAAAGGATAGATAGAGTCAGTTATATAGTTTCAGCACATAATGAAGTGAATGAGACTCATGAAATTTACTAGACTGTGGTTTTCTTcctataattaaatacaaactttgcccaaaataacatacattttcTCTGCATTTTCTCTGCAAATACACATGGAACttcatctgaaaaataaataaacaacctAATAAACGTAATAAACTGAAGAATAGgcatgaacatttaaatttgttttcatattgttaTCCTATTCTTAATACCAGTAATTTTCATATATTgctttaatagaaaaaatgtctttaaaatatcagattataagattatgcatgtttaaatactgaactcattttgaaaaaaaatagggtTTTTAATATTAGCAATTATAGCCTATTAACTTTATGTATCAGTTAGGTAAATGCAGAAGACTAAAGTAATTGGGCAGACgcttttctatattttatagTTACAGTGATCTTGAACTTGAACCAAACACAATCAAAAGCAATACCTAGCTAGTTTTCACTTATAAGCTACtaacataccaat
The sequence above is drawn from the Mya arenaria isolate MELC-2E11 chromosome 14, ASM2691426v1 genome and encodes:
- the LOC128216192 gene encoding putative nuclease HARBI1 → MADNYVDIFQRLQRFAMYGQQRIPRVLKDRAKPLESLSGVEVRERYRFYPETIVMIVGVVFNELDAATRRSLRLPPLLSVLVTLQFFATGAHHLLIAEIHGISRPSVGRAIDRITNALCRHINKFISMPVNDAERRIEKKEFYSIAGFPNVLGCIDLTHVRIRAPTHNEADFVNRKGFHSVNIQMVCDARLIIMDVVAKWPGSVQDSRLFRESRLFGVLENGMDGVLLGDSGYACKKYLMTPYLNPQTSGTGEVLPVIFNRSLCKTRVIIEQTFGVLKGRFAVMSYGIRTSEMKTCRTTMACAILHNIGIKPGDSFGRFVVESDNHPDAPNQPVDVAGNAFRDFVSTTYFS